A stretch of Lactuca sativa cultivar Salinas chromosome 6, Lsat_Salinas_v11, whole genome shotgun sequence DNA encodes these proteins:
- the LOC128126582 gene encoding uncharacterized protein LOC128126582, giving the protein METFDERYAALTEAATAAATAAVAAARPQGGDSLLFREFSNTKPPEFDGTQDPIAAMRWIADIEGCFYTCSCPEHLRVRFALNQLRLGAKDWWKFVTANFTLAETAAVTWEGFTTMFRDEYVPPVERERLVQEFLALKQGTDSVAAITRKFHERAMFCPELVATEQARMSRYLGVLRREIREFVSNSTYHTFTELQANARKREIELETQAREEAESQQADRRPAQSQPAAKRIKSADSRTGGSKNRTCVKCGKGHDGACRAGACYKCGKEGHIARECPKGFMVCFHCNQTGHRKAECPQLRQGSAPVARTTETRPVKVEAPRARGRAFQLTAEEVRAAPDVVAGTSEDRGKAPA; this is encoded by the coding sequence atggagacgttcgacgagcggtacgccgcattgactgaggctgcaaccgctgcagctaccgcagctgtggccgctgctaggccacaggggggtgattcattgctgttccgagagttcagcaacacgaagccaccagagttcgatgggacgcaggatccgattgctgcgatgaggtggatcgcagatatagaggggtgcttctacacttgttcatgcccggagcacctgagggtacggttcgctttgaaccagctccgtctgggagccaaggactggtggaagttcgtgacggcgaacttcactttagcagagactgcggcggtgacatgggaggggttcactaccatgttcagggatgagtatgttcccccggtggagcgggaacgattggttcaggagttcttagccctcaagcagggtactgattcggtggcggcgatcacgcggaagttccacgagagggcgatgttttgccccgagctagtggccacagagcaggctcggatgagccggtacttgggtgttctgaggagggagatccgggagtttgtgtcaaactccacttaccatacttttactgagcttcaggcgaatgccaggaagcgtgagatcgagttagagactcaggccagggaggaggccgagtctcagcaggcagaccggcgaccggctcagtctcagccggcagccaagcggatcaagtccgccgattcgaggacgggaggttcgaagaaccgcacttgcgtaaagtgcggtaagggtcacgatggggcgtgtcgagccggtgcttgctacaagtgtggcaaggagggacacattgctagggagtgtcccaagggatttatggtttgctttcattgcaaccagaccggccatcggaaggccgagtgccctcagcttcgtcagggatctgcacctgttgccaggactactgagactcgaccggtgaaggtcgaggccccgagggctcgtgggagagcctttcagctgactgcggaggaggtccgcgctgcgcccgatgttgtggcag